A window from Mus caroli chromosome 2, CAROLI_EIJ_v1.1, whole genome shotgun sequence encodes these proteins:
- the Tmem230 gene encoding transmembrane protein 230 translates to MMPSRTNLATGLPSSKVKYSRLASTDDGYIDLQFKKSPPKIPYKAIALATVLFLIGTFLIIIGSLLLSGYISKGGADRAVPVLIIGILVFLPGFYHLRIAYYASKGYRGYSYDDIPDFDD, encoded by the exons ATGATGCCGTCTCGTACCAACCTGGCAACTGGACTCCCCAGCAGTAAAGTCAAATATTCAAGGCTTGCCAGCACAGACGATGGCTACATTGACCTTCAG tttAAAAAAAGTCCTCCTAAGATCCCTTACAAGGCCATTGCCCTTGCCACCGTGCTGTTTTTGATTGGCACCTTTCTCATAATCATAGGCTCTCTCCTGCTGTCGGGCTACATCAGCAAAGGG GGGGCAGACCGAGCCGTTCCTGTCCTCATCATTGGCATTTTGGTGTTCCTGCCGGGATTTTACCATTTGCGCATCGCCTACTATGCATCCAAGGGCTACCGGGGTTACTCCTACGATGACATTCCAGACTTTGATGACTAG
- the Pcna gene encoding proliferating cell nuclear antigen yields the protein MFEARLIQGSILKKVLEALKDLINEACWDVSSGGVNLQSMDSSHVSLVQLTLRSEGFDTYRCDRNLAMGVNLTSMSKILKCAGNEDIITLRAEDNADTLALVFEAPNQEKVSDYEMKLMDLDVEQLGIPEQEYSCVIKMPSGEFARICRDLSHIGDAVVISCAKNGVKFSASGELGNGNIKLSQTSNVDKEEEAVTIEMNEPVHLTFALRYLNFFTKATPLSPTVTLSMSADVPLVVEYKIADMGHLKYYLAPKIEDEEGS from the exons ATGTTTGAGGCACGCCTGATCCAGGGCTCCATCCTGAAGAAGGTGCTGGAGGCTCTCAAAGACCTCATCAATGAGGCCTGCTGGGACGTCAGCTCGGGCGGCGTGAACCTGCAGAGCATGGACTCGTCTCACGTCTCCTTGGTGCAGCTTACTCTGCGCTCCGAAGGCTTCGACACATACCGCTGCGACCGCAACTTAGCCATGGGCGTGAACCTCACCAG CATGTCCAAAATTCTAAAATGTGCTGGTAATGAAGACATCATTACATTAAGGGCTGAAGATAATGCAGATACCTTAGCACTAGTATTTGAAGCACCAA ATCAAGAGAAAGTTTCAGACTATGAGATGAAGTTAATGGACTTAGATGTTGAGCAACTTGGAATCCCA GAACAGGAGTACAGCTGTGTAATAAAGATGCCATCGGGTGAATTTGCACGTATATGCCGAGACCTTAGCCACATTGGAGATGCTGTTGTGATATCCTGTGCAAAGAATGGGGTGAAGTTTTCTGCAAGTGGAGAGCTTGGCAATGGGAACATTAAGTTGTCACAGACAAGTAATGTGGATAAAGAAGAGGAGGCG GTAACCATAGAGATGAATGAGCCTGTTCACCTAACTTTTGCTCTGAGGTACCTGAACTTTTTCACAAAAGCCACTCCACTGTCTCCTACGGTAACACTCAGTATGTCTGCAGATGTACCTCTTG TTGTAGAGTATAAAATTGCTGACATGGGACACTTAAAGTATTATTTGGCTCCCAAGATTGAAGATGAAGAAGGATCTTAG